The following proteins are co-located in the Engraulis encrasicolus isolate BLACKSEA-1 chromosome 2, IST_EnEncr_1.0, whole genome shotgun sequence genome:
- the LOC134443569 gene encoding trimeric autotransporter adhesin AtaA-like — protein sequence MFPNQLWRRGQVSSPQGWWSRHYWHAGGGIFNAARAHIPSVAPAAASVQKFSMEDNDKLKMQNLNERLASYLDKVSNLEQSNQTLEQQIHEFLGQQSPEERQSYEAKLQTVNELRQEIKDFFCTIAQLQLEIEHAQYESMDYQLKIDEEARVCLSSESEITLLQVIQRNSEAQNAELEFEISQKEEEMAFIQSEREEKLLELRSQVSGSVNVELAVKDQVDLIQELNQIREQCMVVVEKNQKEVEQWFEKKMSELKTTEVQETVEIESNTSALREKKTTFQNLTIELQQLHTQLSVLEQNKMERTSRYSLCLHQYQMKVNCLEEELQRLRSDINQQGALYQELLDIKTHLELEIAQYKKILDGGGISDHVSSAAVISNHVSSIDTGLKTSTTTYTALTNGTHEEKQSAGSAKAIYSSVEGQTASSRKDIHQSRFLGEGSAGTLVVQEEIVISKQGRPVTSRNEKIITESHVNTAPVSKSLFDQTSKAKTATTKSIYSTETVEVKSTTAVTDNTLKKSTSATTATAIKPAATVVETKKAVAESRSGITGVGKGERLVKTSIFEKVMAWDAPQDQVVVNTEVIEESVCEKNVQSQTISSIVSSSTTGGGGVEVKTTRTDIGTGLHTGVATGAAEANIAQGVIEITAPTSMTEVKTTTSVIGASAVEGLTSASAGAVESKQGVVEVRTTTEVVGKSGMESLLNSGIASTAESHIDRGVVEISAPVRSVEVVTTREVSGETAMGSLLNSGVATGIGLAESHTEVKTTRSVVGTTAMESLLNSGTIAMENLKNGGMATAVVETEAVALNSGIASATAQAGIATVSVPESTIEVKTTVSEVGMSTVGGLLTAGVAQLDSGIGVVEIPATESVTEVSTTRIAVGSTAMESLLNSGTTAMESRLNSGIASAEAGIATVSVPESTIEVKTTVSEVGMSTVGGLLTAGVAQLDSGIGVVEIPATESVTEVSTTRIAVGSTAMESLLNSGTTAMESRLNSGVASASVKTEVVEGTVQTSGLQQITETSSVEVIAAAAESIPVAEVEKCAVKTGSVSTSVTASQGGITANVIQVAPEAELSLHVSDINTSVNTTDTGPLKSVVEGSVVQNATVTLISEGTVDMKTTISEAQVESAKIQTVAEISAPESSLDIKTDGKAIALSGVEHVADIQITAPEICKTETTGIVAGIADSLSGSSFGEVVVESRVLESIAEVSVTESSAESNAAASAGSAATDAGDITSRSSRLSNGKQSRFELKFVGGDAAKTTKPASKTAKTEDTNVDQSLPGGTGLPMGLEGLGFESMPRHVGRSSEVMIGSSHREARISQARRTPSPGGETRMTRQRSLSPKSASTAAGSPTSSPRVARRTGSPGRNVVSSSGSQRQRLNSTGSTGSDSVMSCGIGMGNISSPTKPGYISSAGTGVWIMSSDSNAEHSPYTISTRSRGSGDKITVYGSGMSGRISSAGSGNRISSSGSGGRISSAGSGGRISSAGSGNRISSAGSGNKISYAGSGGKISSAGSGGRISSAGSGNRISSAGSGNRISSAGSGGRISSAGTGNTRISSVAPMGSRNVNTTVIRSTGSSGGGSNRDRISVCKMAALSKAAAVKERSQESQGVQVRRSLMREPIDPDEEFTNTPAVP from the exons ATGTTTCCCAACCAACTCTGGCGCAGGGGCCAGGTTTCCTCTCCACAGGGATGGTGGTCGCGGCATTACTGGCACGCCGGAGGCGGCATTTTCAACGCGGCTCGTGCGCACATTCCGTCAGTAGCACCAGCAGCTGCTTCAGTGCAGAAGTTCTCGATGGAGGACAACGACAAGTTAAAGATGCAAAATCTCAACGAACGTCTCGCTTCGTACCTGGACAAG gtatCAAATTTAGAACAATCCAACCAGACACTTGAGCAACAGATCCATGAGTTCCTGGGCCAGCAGTCACCAGAGGAGCGTCAGAGCTATGAGGCCAAACTACAGACTGTTAATGAACTGCGGCAAGAG ATCAAGGACTTCTTCTGTACTATTGCCCAGTTACAGCTGGAGATCGAACATGCCCAGTATGAATCCATGGACTACCAACTCAA GATTGACGAGGAGGCCCGGGTGTGCTTGTCCTCTGAGTCGGAGATCACTCTCCTGCAGGTCATCCAGAGAAACTCGGAGGCGCAGAATGCCGAACTGGAGTTTGAGATCagccagaaagaggaggagatggctTTCATCCAGTCAGAAAGGGAAGAG AAACTTCTAGAGCTTCGCTCCCAAGTGTCAGGCTCTGTAAATGTTGAACTGGCTGTCAAAGATCAGGTCGATCTGATCCAGGAGCTCAATCAGATCAGAGAGCAGTGCATGGTAGTGGTGGAGAAGAACCAGAAGGAAGTGGAGCAATGGTTTGAGAAAAAG ATGTCTGAGTTGAAGACCACTGAGGTACAGGAGACTGTAGAGATTGAATCCAACACATCCGCCCTGCGTGAGAAGAAGACAACATTCCAGAACCTAACCATTGAACTTCAACAACTGCACACACAG TTGTCTGTCTTGGAGCAAAACAAGATGGAGAGGACATCCAGGTATAGTCTGTGTCTGCATCAGTATCAGATGAAGGTGAACTGTCTGGAGGAGGAGCTTCAAAGGCTGCGTTCCGACATCAATCAGCAGGGGGCGCTCTACCAGGAGTTGCTCGACATCAAGACTCATCTAGAACTGGAGATCGCACAGTATAAGAAGATTTTGGACGGAGGGGGAATCAG tGACCATGTTTCAAGCGCTGCTGTCATATCCAACCATGTGTCTAGCATTGATACTGGTTTAAAAACCAGCACTACCACATACACTGCTTTAACCAATGGTACCCATGAGGAGAAACAGAGTGCAGGTTCCGCAAAAGCAATTTACTCTAGTGTTGAGGGACAGACAGCAAGCTCAAGAAAAGACATACACCAAAGCCGATTCCTGGGTGAAGGGTCAGCTGGTACTTTGGTGGTTCAAGAAGAGATTGTTATTTCAAAACAGGGCAGACCAGTTACCAGTAGGAATGAAAAGATTATAACTGAAAGTCATGTTAACACCGCACCGGTTTCTAAAAGTTTGTTTGACCAGACCAGTAAAGCAAAAACCGCCACAACAAAAAGTATTTACTCTACTGAAACTGTAGAAGTTAAAAGTACTACGGCTGTAACAGACAACACTCTGAAGAAGTCAACTTCTGCTACTACAGCTACTGCAATAAAGCCAGCAGCAACGGTAGTTGAGACAAAGAAGGCTGTGGCTGAAAGTAGGTCAGGTATTACAGGCGTCGGCAAAGGAGAGAGGCTAGTAAAGACAAGTATTTTTGAAAAGGTCATGGCGTGGGATGCTCCTCAAGATCAGGTTGTGGTGaacacagaagtaattgaagagTCTGTCTGTGAGAAAAATGTTCAGTCCCAGACCATCAGCAGTATAGTATCGAGTAGCACTACAGGTGGGGGTGGTGTTGAAGTGAAAACAACTAGAACTGATATTGGTACAGGTCTTCATACTGGGGTTGCAACTGGTGCTGCAGAAGCCAATATTGCTCAAGGGGTCATTGAGATAACAGCTCCTACAAGCATGACCGAGGTGAAGACCACTACCAGTGTGATTGGTGCAAGTGCTGTGGAAGGTCTCACCAGTGCATCTGCAGGTGCTGTAGAAAGTAAGCAGGGTGTAGTTGAAGTCAGGACTACAACAGAGGTTGTTGGAAAAAGTGGTATGGAAAGTCTTCTGAATTCTGGTATTGCCAGCACTGCTGAATCCCACATTGACCGTGGCGTAGTTGAGATATCAGCTCCTGTAAGGAGTGTTGAGGTTGTAACGACAAGAGAAGTTTCTGGTGAAACTGCTATGGGGAGTTTACTCAACAGTGGTGTTGCCACTGGCATTGGTCTAGCAGAAAGTCATACTGAGGTAAAAACCACTAGATCTGTGGTTGGCACAACTGCAATGGAAAGTCTCCTAAACAGTGGTACAATTGCCATGGAAAATCTTAAAAATGGTGGAATGGCTACAGCTGTTGTTGAGACTGAGGCTGTTGCCTTGAATTCTGGCATCGCCTCTGCTACTGCTCAGGCTGGAATTGCCACGGTGTCAGTTCCTGAGAGCACTATTGAGGTCAAGACCACTGTAAGTGAAGTTGGCATGAGCACTGTGGGTGGTCTCTTGACCGCAGGTGTTGCTCAGTTGGACTCTGGCATTGGTGTAGTTGAGATACCAGCTACTGAGAGTGTAACTGAGGTTAGCACCACTCGAATTGCAGTCGGATCAACCGCTATGGAGAGTCTTCTAAATAGTGGTACAACTGCCATGGAAAGTCGACTAAACAGTGGAATAGCTTCAGCTGAAGCTGGCATTGCCACGGTGTCAGTTCCTGAGAGCACTATTGAGGTCAAGACCACTGTAAGTGAAGTTGGCATGAGCACTGTGGGTGGTCTCTTGACCGCAGGTGTTGCTCAGTTGGACTCTGGCATTGGTGTAGTTGAGATACCAGCTACTGAGAGTGTAACTGAGGTTAGCACCACTCGAATTGCAGTCGGATCAACCGCTATGGAGAGTCTTCTAAATAGTGGTACAACTGCCATGGAAAGTCGACTAAACAGTGGAGTAGCTTCAGCTTCTGTTAAGACTGAGGTTGTTGAAGGTACAGTTCAGACATCAGGCTTACAACAGATTACTGAGACAAGCAGTGTAGAAGTTATTGCGGCAGCAGCTGAAAGTATCCCTGTAGCAGAAGTTGAAAAATGTGCAGTCAAGACTGGTTCTGTCAGTACATCAGTGACTGCGTCTCAAGGAGGCATTACGGCAAATGTTATTCAGGTCGCCCCTGAAGCAGAGCTTTCCCTGCATGTGTCAGACATTAACACAAGTGTTAATACAACAGATACTGGGCCCTTAAAGAGTGTGGTCGAGGGTAGTGTAGTCCAGAATGCTACCGTGACACTGATTTCTGAAGGCACAGTTGATATGAAGACGACCATTTCTGAGGCACAGGTAGAGTCTGCCAAAATCCAGACTGTGGCTGAAATTTCTGCTCCTGAAAGCTCTCTGGATATTAAGACTGACGGAAAGGCTATTGCATTATCGGGAGTTGAACATGTGGCCGATATTCAAATAACTGCACCAGAGATCTGTAAGACTGAGACAACAGGAATAGTGGCTGGCATTGCAGACAGTCTGTCCGGCAGCAGCTTTGGTGAGGTCGTGGTTGAAAGCCGTGTGCTTGAGAGCATAGCGGAAGTTAGTGTCACAGAGAGTTCTGCTGAGTCAAATGCTGCAGCTAGTGCTGGCAGTGCAGCTACAGATGCAGGCGATATCACCAGCAGAAGTAGTCGTCTGTCCAACGGAAAACAGAGCAGGTTTGAACTGAAGTTTGTAGGTGGAGATGCAGCAAAAACCACCAAACCAGCCAGCAAGACAGCAAAAACAGAAGATACTAACGTAGATCAATCACTGCCAGGAGGAACTGGCTTGCCAATGGGATTGGAGGGGTTAGGGTTTGAAAGTATGCCACGCCACGTGGGAAGGAGCAGTGAGGTCATGATTGGCAGTTCCCATCGTGAGGCCAGGATCAGTCAGGCGCGAAGGACACCCAGCCCAGGTGGCGAGACGAGAATGACTCGTCAAAGAAGCCTCAGTCCCAAGAGTGCTAGCACTGCAGCGGGTAGTCCAACATCCAGCCCAAGAGTTGCTCGCAGAACCGGCAGCCCTGGCAGAAACGTGGTCAGTAGTTCaggttcacagagacaaagactgAATAGCACGGGCAGCACAGGGTCAGATTCGGTGATGAGCTGTGGCATAGGGATGGGTAATATTAGCAGTCCCACCAAGCCAGGGTATATTAGCAGTGCAGGCACTGGCGTCTGGATCATGTCGTCCGACAGCAACGCTGAGCACAGTCCCTACACCATCAGCACCAGGAGCAGAGGCAGCGGGGATAAGATCACTGTCTATGGAAGCGGAATGAGCGGAAGGATCAGCAGTGCAGGAAGTGGAAACCGAATTAGTAGCTCAGGCAGCGGTGGGAGGATCAGCAGTGCCGGTAGCGGTGGGAGGATCAGTTCGGCAGGAAGTGGAAATAGAATTAGCAGTGCCGGAAGCGGAAATAAAATCAGTTACGCAGGAAGTGGCGGGAAGATCAGCAGTGCAGGCAGTGGGGGTAGGATCAGTTCAGCAGGTAGTGGAAATAGAATCAGCTCGGCAGGAAGTGGAAATAGAATCAGCTCGGCAGGAAGTGGTGGAAGGATAAGCAGTGCTGGTACTGGAAATACCCGAATAAGCAGCGTTGCACCCATGGGGAGCAGGAACGTCAACACGACTGTCATCCGCAGCACTGGAAGCTCAGGCGGGGGAAGCAACAGAGACCGAATCAGTGTCTGCAAAATGGCCGCCCTCTCCAAAGCAGCTGCTGTTAAGGAGAGATCTCAGGAGAGCCAGG GAGTGCAGGTGAGAAGGTCTTTGATGCGGGAGCCAATCGATCCAGACGAGGAGTTCACCAACACACCGGCTGTGCCATAA